One archaeon BMS3Bbin15 genomic window, AGGAGATTGTCTTGTGCCATATATCTCTTCCAGTTCTACTGGGATTTCATCAACGAGTTCAAAAGAAAAACTTCTCCGGCAATGTTAGAAGAGGTAACAGAACACCTGTGGACTTGGCACGATTTTTTAATGTACCATTATGCGGTATGAATTGGGACACTACCCGTTATTCATTAGAATCCTTAAAGCGCTGGTGAGGAGGGCCATCTCTGTAATAGCCTACTCAACTTTCTCTTTTCGCCTGCCTTATAGCAATCAGTCTTCCAGCTTTTTACAAAACATGATGTTATGTTAATGAATAATGTTATTCATAATGAAAACGCAACAAAAAACTGGGGAAGATGCAGTGGAGAGGAGAGTTGTGGAGTTCCTCATTGACTCGGGATATGAGGTGAGGGAGACCTTAAGGGTTAAAGGCAGGTATCCTGATTTAGTGGCCGTAAAAGGTGACAGGATAGTGATGGTCGAGGTAAAGGGAAGCATGGGCGATTTGAGGTCGGGAATTGCAAGGGCGATAGACTACACCTCCGGCTCCCATCTTTCATACCTGGCTATTCCGGCCTCCAGGTCCACTGATAAGCTTAGAGAGACAGCGAAGAGTCTGGGCATAGGGCTGATGGAGGTGGACGATGAGGTTTCGGTGACCATCGAGCCCAGTGGGACAGCGCCCCTGGATTCCATTAGGAAGAGGGTGCTCGGGAAGCCCAGGAGGGGGGAAAAAAGGAGAGCGTCCTCGGGCCGGCTCATTCTTACAAAAATTTCCAGGCACAGGAAGGTGGTCAAGCTTCTCCTTGAATACCCTAAAAGGTCTTTTACTATAAGGGAGCTCTCCAGACAGGCCGCCGCCCCATACGCCACGGTCTGGCGCCTCATTAACGACCTGTACTCTGCGGGCGTGGTTCACCTGAGCAGGATAGGCGGCTCTATTTCCTGCAGGCTGAATACTGAATCTCCTTACCTGGCTGAGGTGGAGAAAATACTGGAGATAGAAGCCTCCCCCCATAGGCTTGCCGCGAATGAATTTGCGGAAAAATCAAAAAACCTGCCCGGCATAGGG contains:
- a CDS encoding nucleotidyltransferase domain protein, with amino-acid sequence MKTQQKTGEDAVERRVVEFLIDSGYEVRETLRVKGRYPDLVAVKGDRIVMVEVKGSMGDLRSGIARAIDYTSGSHLSYLAIPASRSTDKLRETAKSLGIGLMEVDDEVSVTIEPSGTAPLDSIRKRVLGKPRRGEKRRASSGRLILTKISRHRKVVKLLLEYPKRSFTIRELSRQAAAPYATVWRLINDLYSAGVVHLSRIGGSISCRLNTESPYLAEVEKILEIEASPHRLAANEFAEKSKNLPGIGRIIIFGSVARGEEKPESDVDIAVIVEDKRAEEEINRIADGILNRSRIKIIPLVLTHEEAAENTQFKEELKRGEVLYERD